CACTTCGGTAAGTACGGTAATGGTAGCCATTAAATGGGCTTCTAAGAAACCTAAACGCTCCGTTTCCTTGGACATTTGTAGCAATTGGTACTCCTGCTCAAAGGAAAGCCCAATCTTATGGGCTAGCGTAAAACTATTAAAGGTATTTACATCAATTGGCGTAAAGGGAACTTCCATTATATCGTAAAGTTCCTGAATGTGCTCTATCACTTTAAGCTTATCGTCTTTATCCGCCTCATAATTGTATTCGTAAAATTCTACCTCCCCCCCAGCATATAACTTATCGTCCATTTGATTCTCAAATGAAAGCACCTTGAAAACTTGGCGCGCTACACCAACAACATCCATTTCTCCTCCATCGTACGTGGTAACGACCTCGACCAACTGCACCTCGGTACCATATTCCATTTTCCCGTTTATGTAAACCGGTATTCCAAAAGTGATGGCCTCATCCCTACAGTCCTGAATTAACTGTTTGTAGCGAGGTTCAAAAATATGCAGCGGTACGGTCTCCCCTGGAAAAAATATAGATTGTAAAGGAAATAATGGTATTCTCATTAAAGATGGTATAAAATTAAAGTAATTTTCTTGATGAAAGTACAAATCCGCTCAACTTGGAACAAGAAAAGCTTTAGAAATAATTGTTGCAATTATAACATTTTGTTTTTTTTATCAATTTTTGAGCATTTTTTTTGTGAGTATACCTTCAGTGACCTAGATTTGTCAAAAACCCTTACGCATGAAAAATTCGGACCTACTTCAAATTGCCGAAACCTACGGAGATCCTGTTTATGTATATGATTCCGCAAAAATCATCTCACAGTTCAAAAGGTTGACCAAAGCATTCAGCTCGGTTAAAAATCTGAAATTAAATTACGCTGCAAAAGCGCTTTCTAATATTTCCATTCTTAAACTGATGAACAGTCTAGGCAGCGGTTTGGATACCGTTTCCATTCAAGAAGTGCAATTAGGTCTTTTGGCCGGTTTTAAACCGGAATCTATCATATTCACGCCTAACGGGGTTTCTTTAGAAGAGATTGAAGAGGCTGCAAAATTGGGGGTTCGTATAAATATCGATAACCTCTCCATTCTAGAACAGTTTGGAAGCAAGCATCCTGATATTCCTGTGTGTATTCGAATTAACCCACATGTTATGGCGGGGGGTAACTCCAATATATCTGTTGGCCATATAGATTCTAAGTTCGGAATAAGTATTCATCAAATTCCACATCTATTACGAATCGTAGAATTAACCCAGATGAATATCAACGGAATACACATGCATACGGGCAGCGATATACTTGATATTGACGTCTTCCTGTACGCATCGGAAATCCTATTTGAAACAGCAAAGAATTTTAAAAAATTAGACTTTATTGATTTTGGAAGTGGGTTTAAAGTGCCTTATAAGGACGGTGATATTGAAACCAATGTAGAAGAATTGGGCAAAAAACTAAGCAAACGCTTCAATGAATTTTGCAAAGAGTACGGAAAGGAACTGACTTTAGCTTTTGAACCGGGTAAATTTTTAGTAAGTGAAGCAGGATTCTTTCTTGCCAAGGTAAACGTAGTAAAACAAACTACTTCTACGGTCTTCGCTAGTATCGATTCCGGTTTTAACCATCTCATTCGGCCCATGCTTTATGGAGCTTCTCATTCAATCATAAACATATCCAATGAAAAAGGAAGGGAACGCTATTATTCTGTGGTAGGCTATATTTGCGAAACGGATACTTTTGCGAGCAATAGACGTATCAACGAAATATCCGAAGGTGACATTCTATGCTTTAAGAATGCAGGAGCATACTGTTTTACGATGGCTAGCAACTACAATTCCAGGTTTAGACCGCCAGAGGTGCTCTGGCATAACGGACAAGCCATTCTCATTAGGGAAAGGGAAACTTTTAATGACCTCATCAATAACCAAGTGGACGTAAAAGACCTTTTTGATGTTAAGGAACCTGCCAAAGTAAAATAAAGCTTTTAAAAAATCGTTAGTTTTGGTATAGTTGTTGGACTAATTGCTCAAAAATATACGATGATAAAACATAAGGCTTCCTATAAAAATTACGTCATACTTTTAGTCATTGCGCTCAGTACAAATTTTGCTGCAGCCCAAGAGGTACAATGGTTAAGTTGGGACGAAGCTGCAGCACTTGCCGCAACAGACAAAAATCCTAAAAAAGTATTTATCGATGTCTACACGGATTGGTGCGGATGGTGCAAAAAAATGGATAAGGATACTTTTCAAAATCCAGAAGTTGCGGAATACATGTCCAAGAACTATTATATGGTAAAATTGGACGGCGAAGGTAAAGAGCCCATAGAGTTCAAGGGGAAAACCTATAAATTTGTTCCTTCTGGAAGAAAAGGATATCACGAGTTTGCTGCAACATTAATGCAGGGTCGCTTAAGTTATCCTACCACAATATTCTTGGATGAGGAATTGAATATGCTTTCTCCCGTATCAGGATATCAAAAACCGGAACCTTTTCTGAACATTGCAAAATACTTTGGAGAAAATATCTACAAGGACAAAGATTGGAAAACCTACGCTGCCGAAGGAAAATAATCTCCGACATGACATAATATTATAACTAAAAGCCGAGTGGGAACACTCGGCTTCTTTATATACTTAGCTAAAAATGGCTCTTTTATCTACTGTAATTAGGAGATTCCTTTGTAATGGTGACATCGTGTGGATGGCTCTCATTAATACCACTTGCCGTTATTTTTACAAACCTTCCATTTTCCTTTAGGTCGTTCACATCTTTAGCGCCACAATAGCCCATCCCTGCGCGCAGACCACCCACAAACTGGTGAATACTCTCGAACAAATCCCCTTTGTAAGGAACCCTGCCGACAATACCTTCAGGGACTAACTTCTTAATGTCATCTTCAACATCTTGAAAATATCGGTCTTTACTTCCTTGCTTCATAGCTTCAACAGAACCCATTCCTCGGTAAGACTTAAATTTTCTACCCTCATAAATGATAGTTTCTCCGGGAGATTCTTTAGTTCCTGCTAAGAGAGAACCTAACATTACCGTATCGGCGCCAGCGGCGATCGCCTTTGGAATATCTCCTGTATAACGAATACCACCATCTGCAATTACGGGAACCCCTGAACCTTTAATGGCCGTAGCGACCTCTAAAACCGCAGAAAACTGTGGAAAACCGACTCCTGCAACAACCCTTGTTGTACAAATGGAACCTGGACCAATACCCACCTTCACGGCATCGGCACCCGCCTCCACCAAGTATTTAGCAGCTTCACCCGTTGCAATATTTCCAACAATGACATCAAGGTCCGGAAAGCGTTCCTTAACCTCCTTTAAGACGGAAACCACTCCTTTGGTATGACCATGTGCCGTATCTATTACAACTGCATCGACCCCAGCATTGACCAAAGCTTCTGCCCTATCCACGGCATCGCCCGTAACTCCTAAAGCGGCAGCCACTCTTAAACGTCCGTACTTGTCCTTGTTGGCATTGGGTTTCTGCGTAAGTTTCGTAATATCCCTAAAAGTGATGAGACCGACCAGCTTATTGTCCATATCTACCACAGGAAGCTTCTCTATCTTATGGTCCTGTAATATATCCTCTGCCTCAGAGAGTGAGGTTCCTTCTGCGGCAGTGACCAAATTTTCAGATGTCATCACCTCAGCAATAGGCCTTTCGTTGTTTTTCTCAAAACGTAAGTCCCTATTGGTGACGATACCGATCAATTTTCCTTCTGCATCCACTATGGGAATACCACCGATACTATGCTCTTTCATATTGGCCTTGGCATCACTTACCTTAGAATTCAAAGGCATCGTAACAGGGTCCAAAATCATTCCGCTTTCCGCTCGCTTCACTTTTCTGACCTTTATCGCCTGTTGTTCTATGGTCATATTTTTATGTAATACACCAATACCGCCCTCTTGGGCAATGGCAATAGCCATGCTGGATTCGGTAACCGTATCCATAGCCGCGGAAACGATAGGAACATTAATGGTAATGTTCCGTGTAAATTTTGATTTTATACTGACTTCCCTAGGAAGCACTTCAGAATATGCCGGGACCAAGAGTACGTCATCATAAGTTAGACCTTCTCCGAGAATTTTGTTTAGGTGAGCTTCCATTGCAATTAAGGATTTAATTGCGTGCAAAGATACTCTTTTTACTTCAAGAAATGAGAAAACCAGGTATTAGAAGACCAATATTTTGTTGATATGGATGCCTTGCATACGTTCATTGGATGCGCTGTAGTTGGTATGGTCCGTAAAAAAAGAAGACTACAAGTGTCGTTCTAGCCAAAGAAAATTCTTGAACCAAGCAATAGGAAGTAAAATGAATACAACAATAAAAGCCATCAAGACGATATATATTCCTTTGGTTAAAGAGGTAAACGTTTATCTAGCAAAAGTTCAAAAGCTCAACATTAAACCAATAAAGCTAGGTGTTATGCTTGTAGTAGCTATCCATAGTACACACTACACTATCCTAATAGCAACTGATATTAACGGTCATTAAAAGCAATATGTCCTAGGTAATAACAATTGTCTTTAAGTAATGGGAAAAGAAAACTCATTTGAACTTGCAAACATTATTTAGAATTCATCTAAATAATTTTCATAACCCATTATTCATCCTTAATTTTGCCAAAGGCAATGAAGACACAAAAGGATACATTTGAACAGCAGCAACAAAAACAGCTCATTTTTGCTACGTTCGTTTTCATGCTGTTGGGTGTTGGTTTGGAATTATATCTTCTAAGTCATTATGAAGACACGCTACAAAGAATACCCCTATTTTGTATTGGCAGTGCCATTTTGGTCCTTATCATACTACTATTCAAAAGGTCTTCTTTTGTAATAACCTTGTTCAAAGTTATTTTGGGTTGTACGGCACTAAGCGGTATCTATGGCACCTTTCTGCATTTAAGGGCCAACTATGAGTTTGAAATGGAAATGAAGCCTAATGCCCGTGATTGGGATTTATTTATAGAAAGTTTATCAGGCGCTCTACCTACCCTTGCCCCTGGGAGCATGATCCTATTAGCATTAATCGGTTATTCATATATATTACTACTAAAACAAAAACAATGAGACATTTTTTAAAATTGACATGCAGTTTAACACTATTGGCCATTATGGTTTTGGCATGCAAAGAAGATAAAAAAGACAAAAGCACCGAAGCTGCAACTGCGGAACAAGAAGCATCGGCCACTGAAGAAGTTCAGGAAGTTACAAAATCGGAAATGACAACTGTGTTAAATGCCAATTTGGCTACGGAGGAAGATTTGAAAGCTATTGGCATATCCGACGAAATGGTTGAAAAAATTGTAAAAAGTAGACCGTTTCTCACCATGACGGATTTTAATAGTTTGTTCGGTAGCGAGGTAAATACCTCCGAATTGTACAAAAAAATGTTCGTGCCCTTCAATTTAAATACTACTGCGGAGGCCGATTTTAAGATGATTCCAGGTGTTGGTGACCGTATGGCACATGAGTTCGAGGAATATAGACCTTATGTATCTTTAGCTCAATTTAGACGTGAAATAGGTAAATATGTTGATGAAACGGAGGTGGCTCGTTATGAAAATTATGTATTTGTTCCTATTGAGTTGAACACGGCATCGGAAGAAATGATTTTAGCCCTTCCAGGTGTTGGAAAACGTATGGCTCATGAGTTCGAGGAATATAGACCTTATAAGAACATGGCACAGTTTAGAAAAGAAATTGGCAAATATGTTGATGATAAGGAATTGGCCAGACTGGAACGTTTTGTTTACTTAAAGCAATAACAAACACTACAATTACGACCATAGTTTAGAAAGCCTCAATCTTGGGGCTTTTTTATTTGTATTACAGCTTTAGTTGCAAGGTGGTATAAAAGGTTCGTGGTTCCGAAGGAATTATTCCAGGTCCCGGGTATCCCGTAGCCCTACGTGTAAAATAGCTATTGTTCAATACGTTATTGATTCCTGCCTCTAGCTTCCATTTTTTGTAACTGTAAGACAAGGAAAGGTCTAATATATCGTATGCGGGAATTTCTCCCTCGATACCACGTTGATTGTCGTTAGTATCCTGTAGTGCATTGGTCGCGTCTGTAAATTGATTGGACAAGTAGGTGTATTGCAAACTGCCCAATAGATTACCAAATCCAAAATTCAATCCCGTTTTCAGGTTGACATTCGGGATAAACTCTACTTGATTACCTTCTACATTGGTTTCTTCAGAGGATAGGTATTCAGAATTGGTCAAGGCCAAATTCAAGAAATAATTCAGTTTTAACTTCTCTTTCGATGGTAAGAACGTTTCCTTTAAACTCCAATTGGCAAAACCTTCCAATCCGTACATAAAAGCGGTTCCTATATTACCGCGGAAACGAACGATACGTCCAGTTTCTACCTCTTCACCGGCAGCATTGGTCCTGGTTTCACTTTTCAATACCTCTCCCAACCTGTTATCGTACAACAACCCGAATGCACTCAAATCATAAGACAGAGCATCTTTTATTCTACCTCGCAGTCCTAAATCAGCCGTAAAACCATCTTCATCCCCAATATTTTCATCTACCTGAAAAGAAGGGTTCACCACCCTAATATCACTAAAGGTTACCGACCGGTAGTTTTGGGAAAAATTTCCATATAACTCCGTAGTTGGGGTCACCTTATACGTAGTGCCTAGTCCCAATAAAAGAAAAGTTCTATCGAATATTCTGTTATCGTCAATCTCTTCGTTCAATAGTGGATTACCTGCCAAATCCAAAACAACATTCCTAAAGCTACCAATACTTTCTGTTTTTATATGTTCTAACCTAAATCCGGGCGTTAGCGTAAACTTTGGGGTAATATTAAAAATGTTCTCCCCGAAAAAGGCTAGATTAAAATTGGGGAAATCAAATTGAGATTGCCGTTCGTAATTGGGGAAGGCGTCATCGGCAAAATTGAAATCGGCATTGGAAGCATTTGTTCCAGGTCCCTGTCTTTGATTATTATCCGTCTTATATATTTTTGAACCAAGTAGCAAGGCTGACTCCGTACCGCCTAGTTTATATCTCGTAAGCACCCGTGCCTCTGCACCCCAATTTTTAAAATTATCAATCAATAATTCCCTTGGTTCCTCAGGGTCATCTGGCTGGGAAACACGGTTGGTCCTAAAACCTAGTGCACTCCTTGAAGCATCCAATCCAAAGATGTTCAAACTAAAATCCGTCTTATCAGAAAATTTGTGATCTAAACGCAGGGAATATAATTTCCAATCTACATCAAACCAGTTTCTGTCCCTGTTGCTAAAGGTTGGATCTGCGATGAACTGAGCATCCGTTAAGCCTCCTGGTTGTTTGGCCAAGTAATTCAGGAAAGTGGTCTCTAAGGTGAGCTTGGTCCTATCCGTAAGTTGGTATCCTATATGGGCAAAATAGTTTCTACTGTTATAATCGGAGTTTGGTCTAAACCCATTTCCTTCCTTATAATTAATGTAGGTGTAATAGCTAAGTTTACCTACCGTACCGCTTAGACTATTGAAACTGGTCCTAAGGTTATAGGAACCCAAGGTTTGCCTACTTACCCATTCTATTTTTTTGGTAGTACTTGGTTTTTTGAATTTAAAGTTCACCAAACCACCGAACTGCGTGCCGTATTGTAAGGATGCGGCACCTCTTACAACTTGAATTTCTTCCAGAGCTTCCGCGGGTGGCGTATAGTAACTTTCTGGGTAGCCTAGAACGTCCGCACTAATGTCGTAACCATTTTGTCTCGTATTGAAATTTGCGGTTCTGTTGGGGTCCAATCCCCTACCACCAATGTTAAGTTGAAGACCGGCATCGCCATTATCGTAAATATTAAGACCTACCACCTGACTGTAAATCTGTCGAGGATTATTGGCAGCTAAATTTCCTGTAATGCCATCAAGCAGCACTACTTCGCTCTTTTTACCCGCATAGATTGCTGTACCTTCTACCTTTTTAAGTTGTTTTAAAGCAAAAACCTGTTCTCGCTTCTGTGTGAGCACTACTTCAGAAAGATTTTCCGCCTGCAGTCTTTGTAATATGATATCCAAGGAAAAAGGCTTGTCAAAAGTCAATTCTTTTTCCAATACTTCATATTCATAGGCAAAAACTACAATAGAATACTTACCACCGGGTATATCTCCAAACGTAAAAACTCCATTAGCATCGGTCATTTCCAAACGTTCCAATTCACGCAGATATACCTCCACATCAGGGAGTGGTTTACCTTCCTCGTTCGTGATACTTCCTGATATACTTAGTTGACCCCATACCGGGAAAGTCATTAACAATAGCAGTAATCCACTAAATTCCTTTAATCTCATCCTTAAATGGTATAATCCAATCTTTATGGGCAAAAGAAGCCTTCTCCTTGGTTAAATCCCTATCAGGATCTATATATCTTGTACTTAATCTACCGTTTAAACTTACTTGACAGTCCGCATAGACAGCCACTTGCTTATGACCGTCCTCTTCAAAATGCTCCTTTAGCATGTGTGCGTATTCTAAAATGAAATCTGGTTGAAATGCCATTTGCTTTTCCTGAAATGGTGTTAAAAAGTCTGAATTATTTACGTAAAACCATCTATTGGTCTCAGCATCGACCACTTTAAACTGGGCATACCCAGATTTCTCCATGAGCATTACCCTCCACGAAAACCGATACCCTTCTTCCGTCCAAAATAATTCTCCCGGATATAATAGATAGCGGAAAGGAACTGTTAACTGAAGTATAAAAAAAAGAACTACGACCGAATACTTTAAGGAAGCCAACCCCATGGTATTTTCTCTGAAGACCTTCTGATTGTTAAACCGAGAAGTATTGAATCTGAGTAGGCGCCCGATATAAGCAATTATCTTGTGATGAAGGCCATTATCAAAAAAGATAAGTGTAGCAATAATCATAATATAGGGGAACATTCCTATAGGGAAAAGTACGCGTGTAAGTACATGAAAAACTACTACTAAAATGAAAGCATAGGGGCGTGTTCTTTTTGACAATAACAAAAATGGAATAGCTAAATCATAGATTGCTCCCGTCCAGCTAAAAGCGTAGTGTACCCATTCTTCACTCAACAGATCACCGATCAATGGAATATGGAACTTAGACGGAAGCCAAATTTTCAAGGGCATAGCTTTGAATAACCAATCGGAGTTCAATTTTGCCAAACCTGCGTATACATAGACAATTCCCAGTAATAGTTTTATACTGTTTATGGTCCAAGCGGGAATGTATTGAAAGGCTTTTTTAGGGTTTCGTGCTGCATCAACTGAAAAGTATGCCTGTGCAGGAAGAAAGATCATTAAAAAACTTAAGATACTTATAAAATAATAATGATTTAGGTAGGTGGTCTTATCCATTAGCTCGATGTAGGTAAAGCTTAAAAAGAAAACGATAATAGATATTCTGTACCGATAACCTAATGCCACAAAAAAGGCCGAAATCCCACAAATTGCGAAAAGCAAATACGTATAATCACCGATGGGTTTTACCCACTCAAAACCATAATAGGAAAAAAATAACTTGGGCTGTATGTACAATTTATCAATCCACCCGTAGCTCCAGAACCTAATAATACTTATAAGCATCATTAAACCGAATAAAATACGAAAGACCGCCAAAGGGGCGGCCTCCGTAGGAGCTTTTATATGTTTAGCTACAAAGGTCATTAGTCGCCATCGGCATCAACAAAATCGATACTAATACTCATGGACGAAACCATATCTACTTTTAATAAGGGCACCACTCTTTGTACCTCATCGTAAGCCAAGAGCATATTGGTAGGTGGCGTATTATTTTCAATTTCGGTCCTAAAGGGAGCTAAACTACTTACCATGTTCCTTGCCGTATTGAACTGATTGTTGATAAGCGCTTTCAAATCTTCCCCATCCTTCACCGTATTGAGGACATCTAAATAGGAAGCCAAACTTTCCCCTGAAGCGCTGGAACCATAGTGCTTACCGTTAAAGAAATCCTGTACAGCGCTTAATCCTTCTAAAAACAGGGTATTGGCGATTTCCTGTTCGTAGTAGCCTTCAACATTTTCAGGCAATGGACTGCCCGAAAAAACACCCAAGGGAATACCCATTTTACCTGCTCTGAGGAATTTTTCGTAGTAAAATATATAATCGTTGACCATACGGTCTACGGATGCCGTAGCCGAAGCACCATCATTAGCCACAAAAGTATCCCTATAACCCGATTTCCATTCCGCAAGAACACCACTGGAAAGTAGGGTCATATCGTTGAGGACGTCCTCCATATAAGAAAGCAGGGCATCTTTGTCCGCAGTATTGAACTTGGCCACGATAGCCGCATCAGTAGTATCTAAACCGTTAATCAGGTAATCTAGCGCCGGAAAACCTTTAGCATCTCTATTGGAAGATAATGAAAGGTCATATGCCCCTGATGCAACATAGGCATCAATCTTTTCCGGGTCCGTGGGATAGATATTAAGATTTAATCGAAGTCCAACCGTTTCGGCCGGTCCTATTTCAAACATGGAAACACGTTGCCATGTTTTGTACGCCGCGAGCCATGCCGCACGCAAATCTGTGAGATTGGCTTCACTGGACGCTCCTTTGAATAATTCAAAAGATGCATTTAAGGCGGCCATGTCACCATTAAAAGCTTCATAAGACGGAATAATAATGTTATCCGCCCAGTTCACCAACATGGCACTCCTTTCAAAATTTACCTCAGCACCTGGATTTATAACAGGTTCTTCTCCCTCATTATCGGTAGAACAGGCCCAAACCAGGCACAGAAAAAACGCAATTCCAAA
This genomic window from Maribacter sp. MJ134 contains:
- a CDS encoding helix-hairpin-helix domain-containing protein; translation: MRHFLKLTCSLTLLAIMVLACKEDKKDKSTEAATAEQEASATEEVQEVTKSEMTTVLNANLATEEDLKAIGISDEMVEKIVKSRPFLTMTDFNSLFGSEVNTSELYKKMFVPFNLNTTAEADFKMIPGVGDRMAHEFEEYRPYVSLAQFRREIGKYVDETEVARYENYVFVPIELNTASEEMILALPGVGKRMAHEFEEYRPYKNMAQFRKEIGKYVDDKELARLERFVYLKQ
- a CDS encoding HTTM domain-containing protein, which gives rise to MTFVAKHIKAPTEAAPLAVFRILFGLMMLISIIRFWSYGWIDKLYIQPKLFFSYYGFEWVKPIGDYTYLLFAICGISAFFVALGYRYRISIIVFFLSFTYIELMDKTTYLNHYYFISILSFLMIFLPAQAYFSVDAARNPKKAFQYIPAWTINSIKLLLGIVYVYAGLAKLNSDWLFKAMPLKIWLPSKFHIPLIGDLLSEEWVHYAFSWTGAIYDLAIPFLLLSKRTRPYAFILVVVFHVLTRVLFPIGMFPYIMIIATLIFFDNGLHHKIIAYIGRLLRFNTSRFNNQKVFRENTMGLASLKYSVVVLFFILQLTVPFRYLLYPGELFWTEEGYRFSWRVMLMEKSGYAQFKVVDAETNRWFYVNNSDFLTPFQEKQMAFQPDFILEYAHMLKEHFEEDGHKQVAVYADCQVSLNGRLSTRYIDPDRDLTKEKASFAHKDWIIPFKDEIKGI
- a CDS encoding imelysin family protein produces the protein MERIFGIAFFLCLVWACSTDNEGEEPVINPGAEVNFERSAMLVNWADNIIIPSYEAFNGDMAALNASFELFKGASSEANLTDLRAAWLAAYKTWQRVSMFEIGPAETVGLRLNLNIYPTDPEKIDAYVASGAYDLSLSSNRDAKGFPALDYLINGLDTTDAAIVAKFNTADKDALLSYMEDVLNDMTLLSSGVLAEWKSGYRDTFVANDGASATASVDRMVNDYIFYYEKFLRAGKMGIPLGVFSGSPLPENVEGYYEQEIANTLFLEGLSAVQDFFNGKHYGSSASGESLASYLDVLNTVKDGEDLKALINNQFNTARNMVSSLAPFRTEIENNTPPTNMLLAYDEVQRVVPLLKVDMVSSMSISIDFVDADGD
- a CDS encoding LON peptidase substrate-binding domain-containing protein, with protein sequence MRIPLFPLQSIFFPGETVPLHIFEPRYKQLIQDCRDEAITFGIPVYINGKMEYGTEVQLVEVVTTYDGGEMDVVGVARQVFKVLSFENQMDDKLYAGGEVEFYEYNYEADKDDKLKVIEHIQELYDIMEVPFTPIDVNTFNSFTLAHKIGLSFEQEYQLLQMSKETERLGFLEAHLMATITVLTEVERTRRTIELNGHFKNFDPLDFKDIEV
- the guaB gene encoding IMP dehydrogenase; translation: MEAHLNKILGEGLTYDDVLLVPAYSEVLPREVSIKSKFTRNITINVPIVSAAMDTVTESSMAIAIAQEGGIGVLHKNMTIEQQAIKVRKVKRAESGMILDPVTMPLNSKVSDAKANMKEHSIGGIPIVDAEGKLIGIVTNRDLRFEKNNERPIAEVMTSENLVTAAEGTSLSEAEDILQDHKIEKLPVVDMDNKLVGLITFRDITKLTQKPNANKDKYGRLRVAAALGVTGDAVDRAEALVNAGVDAVVIDTAHGHTKGVVSVLKEVKERFPDLDVIVGNIATGEAAKYLVEAGADAVKVGIGPGSICTTRVVAGVGFPQFSAVLEVATAIKGSGVPVIADGGIRYTGDIPKAIAAGADTVMLGSLLAGTKESPGETIIYEGRKFKSYRGMGSVEAMKQGSKDRYFQDVEDDIKKLVPEGIVGRVPYKGDLFESIHQFVGGLRAGMGYCGAKDVNDLKENGRFVKITASGINESHPHDVTITKESPNYSR
- a CDS encoding TonB-dependent receptor domain-containing protein; translation: MRLKEFSGLLLLLMTFPVWGQLSISGSITNEEGKPLPDVEVYLRELERLEMTDANGVFTFGDIPGGKYSIVVFAYEYEVLEKELTFDKPFSLDIILQRLQAENLSEVVLTQKREQVFALKQLKKVEGTAIYAGKKSEVVLLDGITGNLAANNPRQIYSQVVGLNIYDNGDAGLQLNIGGRGLDPNRTANFNTRQNGYDISADVLGYPESYYTPPAEALEEIQVVRGAASLQYGTQFGGLVNFKFKKPSTTKKIEWVSRQTLGSYNLRTSFNSLSGTVGKLSYYTYINYKEGNGFRPNSDYNSRNYFAHIGYQLTDRTKLTLETTFLNYLAKQPGGLTDAQFIADPTFSNRDRNWFDVDWKLYSLRLDHKFSDKTDFSLNIFGLDASRSALGFRTNRVSQPDDPEEPRELLIDNFKNWGAEARVLTRYKLGGTESALLLGSKIYKTDNNQRQGPGTNASNADFNFADDAFPNYERQSQFDFPNFNLAFFGENIFNITPKFTLTPGFRLEHIKTESIGSFRNVVLDLAGNPLLNEEIDDNRIFDRTFLLLGLGTTYKVTPTTELYGNFSQNYRSVTFSDIRVVNPSFQVDENIGDEDGFTADLGLRGRIKDALSYDLSAFGLLYDNRLGEVLKSETRTNAAGEEVETGRIVRFRGNIGTAFMYGLEGFANWSLKETFLPSKEKLKLNYFLNLALTNSEYLSSEETNVEGNQVEFIPNVNLKTGLNFGFGNLLGSLQYTYLSNQFTDATNALQDTNDNQRGIEGEIPAYDILDLSLSYSYKKWKLEAGINNVLNNSYFTRRATGYPGPGIIPSEPRTFYTTLQLKL
- a CDS encoding thioredoxin family protein, which gives rise to MIKHKASYKNYVILLVIALSTNFAAAQEVQWLSWDEAAALAATDKNPKKVFIDVYTDWCGWCKKMDKDTFQNPEVAEYMSKNYYMVKLDGEGKEPIEFKGKTYKFVPSGRKGYHEFAATLMQGRLSYPTTIFLDEELNMLSPVSGYQKPEPFLNIAKYFGENIYKDKDWKTYAAEGK
- the lysA gene encoding diaminopimelate decarboxylase produces the protein MKNSDLLQIAETYGDPVYVYDSAKIISQFKRLTKAFSSVKNLKLNYAAKALSNISILKLMNSLGSGLDTVSIQEVQLGLLAGFKPESIIFTPNGVSLEEIEEAAKLGVRINIDNLSILEQFGSKHPDIPVCIRINPHVMAGGNSNISVGHIDSKFGISIHQIPHLLRIVELTQMNINGIHMHTGSDILDIDVFLYASEILFETAKNFKKLDFIDFGSGFKVPYKDGDIETNVEELGKKLSKRFNEFCKEYGKELTLAFEPGKFLVSEAGFFLAKVNVVKQTTSTVFASIDSGFNHLIRPMLYGASHSIINISNEKGRERYYSVVGYICETDTFASNRRINEISEGDILCFKNAGAYCFTMASNYNSRFRPPEVLWHNGQAILIRERETFNDLINNQVDVKDLFDVKEPAKVK